In a genomic window of Lacrimispora sp. BS-2:
- the mutY gene encoding A/G-specific adenine glycosylase, with translation MKNHSLYDKLQVLEPQEKELDTRERLKSMERPLLSWYREHARALPWRDKPEPYRVWISEIMLQQTRVEAVKPYFERFMEALPGIHDLAAVPEDRLLKLWEGLGYYSRAKNLKKTAELLVEQYDGELPASYEELKKLPGIGSYTAGAIASIAFGIPVPAVDGNVLRVVSRVTGSREDILKQSVKRRMEEELKAVMPEQASSSYNQGLIEIGAIVCVPNGSPLCGQCPLASICVARIKDLTGEIPVKTPKKARRMEDKTVMLLWQDGRVAIRKREDTGLLASLYEFPNVEGHLEGKALLDQLGVKEAAITPLPPAKHVFSHVEWHMIGFRIELGERPDGDFLWVTAEDLKKTYSLPGAFKAYTKLIR, from the coding sequence ATGAAGAACCATTCGCTTTATGACAAATTACAGGTTTTAGAGCCTCAGGAAAAAGAACTGGACACAAGGGAGCGTTTAAAGTCTATGGAACGCCCGCTTTTGTCCTGGTACAGGGAGCATGCCAGGGCCCTTCCATGGAGAGATAAGCCGGAGCCATACCGGGTATGGATATCGGAAATTATGCTCCAGCAGACCAGAGTGGAGGCAGTAAAGCCGTATTTTGAGCGCTTTATGGAGGCTTTACCGGGAATCCATGATCTGGCGGCAGTGCCGGAAGACCGGTTGCTCAAACTCTGGGAAGGCCTTGGTTATTACAGCAGGGCAAAAAATCTAAAGAAAACAGCAGAGCTTCTTGTAGAACAATACGACGGAGAGCTTCCGGCATCCTACGAGGAGCTTAAAAAGCTTCCGGGGATCGGGTCTTATACCGCAGGTGCTATTGCGTCTATAGCTTTTGGCATTCCGGTCCCGGCAGTTGACGGCAATGTTTTACGGGTGGTTTCCAGGGTAACAGGCAGCAGGGAAGATATTTTAAAGCAGTCAGTCAAACGCCGTATGGAAGAGGAATTAAAGGCAGTAATGCCAGAACAGGCCTCCAGCTCTTATAATCAGGGACTCATTGAAATCGGAGCGATTGTCTGTGTACCAAACGGTTCGCCCTTATGCGGCCAGTGTCCCCTGGCTTCAATCTGCGTTGCCAGGATCAAGGACCTTACCGGTGAGATTCCGGTAAAAACACCTAAAAAGGCCCGCAGGATGGAAGATAAGACGGTAATGCTTCTATGGCAGGATGGACGGGTTGCCATTCGTAAGCGGGAGGACACAGGGTTACTGGCTTCTCTTTACGAGTTCCCCAATGTGGAGGGACACTTGGAAGGGAAAGCTCTGCTTGACCAGTTGGGAGTGAAGGAGGCTGCAATTACTCCACTTCCCCCTGCAAAGCATGTGTTCAGCCATGTGGAATGGCATATGATAGGATTTCGAATTGAACTTGGGGAACGGCCCGACGGAGATTTTTTATGGGTCACTGCAGAAGACTTAAAAAAAACTTATTCTTTGCCAGGTGCATTTAAGGCGTATACAAAGTTGATCAGGTGA
- a CDS encoding DUF6637 family protein: MYIQERGKSLRNASMIVDVLHIIVGILIVTLAVISFLNPEDHMFLFPVIFFLAGALNLVNGIYKIRLSGREKKKKAAGMAVLMFGVLLIALTVISAVSIWWG, encoded by the coding sequence ATGTATATACAAGAACGAGGAAAAAGCTTGAGAAACGCTTCCATGATTGTGGATGTCCTCCATATTATAGTGGGAATTCTGATCGTAACATTGGCTGTCATATCGTTTTTAAACCCGGAAGATCATATGTTTTTGTTTCCGGTAATATTTTTTCTGGCCGGCGCCCTTAACCTGGTCAACGGGATTTATAAGATCAGACTTAGCGGCCGGGAGAAAAAGAAAAAAGCGGCAGGTATGGCTGTCCTTATGTTCGGAGTCCTTCTTATCGCTCTTACTGTGATCAGTGCGGTGAGCATCTGGTGGGGGTGA
- a CDS encoding biotin--[acetyl-CoA-carboxylase] ligase — protein MKIEILKLLKESDGYLSGQELCVRFGVSRTAIWKVIRQLEEEGYQIEAVRNKGYHFIGSCDIMTKTEIKSCIKGNFGREVEYHQVIDSTNIRARRLAEEGATSGTLVVSDCQSAGRGRRGRAWVSPSGKNIFMSLILRPDILPASASMITLVAALAVYDGIKNVTGLAAGIKWPNDIVANGKKLCGILTEMSAELEGIHYVVVGIGINVNMEEFPEEVRERATSLLLETGEKVRRSRLVAAIMEAFEQYYEEFISQGDLSGLISVYNKHMVNAGKEVRVLDRSGDYIGKALGINEKGELLVEVKPGEVRHVISGEVSVRGIYGYV, from the coding sequence TTGAAAATAGAGATTCTTAAGCTGCTAAAGGAAAGTGATGGTTACTTATCCGGTCAGGAGCTGTGCGTCCGTTTTGGGGTTTCCAGGACGGCCATCTGGAAAGTCATCCGTCAGCTTGAAGAAGAAGGATATCAAATTGAGGCGGTTCGAAATAAAGGGTATCATTTCATCGGTTCTTGTGATATAATGACGAAAACGGAGATAAAAAGCTGCATCAAGGGGAATTTTGGCCGGGAGGTGGAATACCACCAGGTCATTGATTCTACCAATATAAGAGCCAGGCGTCTGGCAGAGGAAGGGGCCACCTCCGGGACCCTGGTTGTGTCCGACTGCCAGAGCGCAGGGCGGGGCAGAAGAGGGCGCGCCTGGGTGTCCCCTTCCGGGAAGAACATATTTATGAGCCTGATCTTAAGGCCGGATATTCTTCCTGCTTCCGCTTCCATGATAACGCTGGTGGCCGCCCTGGCGGTCTATGACGGGATAAAGAACGTAACAGGCCTTGCTGCCGGCATTAAGTGGCCCAATGATATTGTGGCAAACGGGAAAAAGCTGTGCGGCATTTTGACGGAAATGAGTGCCGAGCTGGAAGGAATCCATTATGTTGTTGTAGGGATCGGAATCAACGTCAATATGGAGGAATTTCCGGAAGAAGTAAGGGAAAGGGCAACCTCCCTGCTTCTGGAAACAGGAGAAAAAGTGAGAAGAAGCAGGCTGGTTGCCGCTATTATGGAGGCTTTTGAACAATATTATGAAGAATTTATCAGCCAGGGTGATTTATCCGGGCTGATAAGTGTCTATAATAAGCATATGGTCAATGCAGGAAAGGAAGTAAGAGTTCTGGACAGATCTGGTGATTATATTGGCAAGGCCCTGGGAATCAACGAAAAGGGCGAGCTTCTTGTGGAAGTAAAACCGGGAGAGGTAAGACATGTGATTTCCGGAGAGGTATCTGTCCGGGGAATCTATGGATATGTGTAA